Proteins from a single region of Mucilaginibacter daejeonensis:
- a CDS encoding glycoside hydrolase family 140 protein, with the protein MFKKIIYTLTLVAVIGLAFKAHNAGLPLLKVSDNHRYFSTPDGKPFFWLGDTGWLLFSKLDRAEAEKYLEIRRKQGFNVIQVMVIHDIKETNAYGDSALVNKNIAHPAVTPGANPDNEAEYDYWDHVDYIVDLAAQKGIYMAMVPVWGSVVKSKNHDVPAEKAKVYAEFLAKRYKDRSNVIWMNGGDIAGSDSTRVWNTIGETLRAGDPDKLITYHPRGRTQSSTWFHNENWLDFNCFQSGHRTYAQDTSKKDLKYGEDNWKYVNVDYAKTPIRPTFDAEPSYEKIPYGLHDVKLPRWKAADVRRYAYWSVFAGGCGYTYGNNDVMQMHKPTDKSSAYGSKEYWYQSVNDPGAKQMVYIKELMLSRPYYERVPDQSLIAGKQGTRYNYLLATRGKNYAFIYTYTGRNISVNTAKLPGIKIKASWFDPRTGKITAGITQAKARVLNFNPPGEPKKGNDWVLILDAV; encoded by the coding sequence ATGTTCAAAAAGATCATTTATACGCTCACACTGGTGGCAGTGATAGGGTTGGCCTTTAAAGCTCATAATGCCGGCCTGCCGCTGCTTAAGGTGTCAGATAACCATCGCTATTTTTCTACCCCCGATGGTAAGCCCTTCTTTTGGCTGGGTGATACTGGCTGGCTGCTGTTCTCCAAATTGGACCGTGCAGAGGCCGAAAAATATTTGGAGATACGCCGCAAGCAAGGCTTCAATGTGATACAGGTGATGGTGATCCATGACATTAAAGAAACGAATGCTTACGGCGATTCGGCCTTGGTAAACAAAAATATTGCCCACCCAGCGGTCACACCGGGTGCTAACCCCGACAATGAAGCTGAGTACGATTATTGGGACCATGTCGACTACATCGTCGATCTGGCTGCCCAAAAAGGCATTTATATGGCCATGGTACCGGTTTGGGGTTCGGTGGTCAAATCGAAGAACCACGATGTGCCTGCCGAAAAGGCGAAGGTCTACGCTGAATTTTTGGCCAAACGTTATAAAGATCGCAGCAACGTGATCTGGATGAACGGTGGCGATATTGCCGGAAGCGACAGCACCCGCGTGTGGAACACTATAGGCGAGACCTTGCGCGCAGGTGACCCCGACAAGCTGATCACTTATCATCCGCGCGGACGCACCCAATCATCTACTTGGTTCCATAACGAGAACTGGCTGGATTTTAATTGCTTCCAATCAGGGCACCGTACTTATGCCCAGGATACCTCTAAAAAAGATTTGAAATATGGCGAGGACAATTGGAAGTACGTGAACGTGGACTACGCCAAAACGCCCATCAGACCCACGTTTGATGCCGAACCATCATACGAGAAGATCCCATACGGTTTGCACGATGTAAAGCTGCCCCGCTGGAAAGCCGCGGATGTTCGCCGCTATGCCTACTGGTCGGTATTTGCCGGTGGTTGTGGCTATACCTATGGCAATAACGATGTGATGCAAATGCACAAGCCAACCGACAAGAGCAGCGCGTACGGCTCAAAAGAATACTGGTACCAGTCGGTGAATGATCCGGGTGCAAAGCAAATGGTCTACATCAAAGAGCTGATGTTGTCGCGTCCATACTACGAGCGCGTGCCGGATCAGTCGCTGATTGCGGGCAAACAAGGTACGCGTTACAATTACCTGCTGGCCACACGCGGCAAAAATTACGCGTTCATCTATACTTACACTGGCCGGAATATCAGTGTAAATACCGCCAAGTTGCCGGGTATCAAGATCAAAGCTTCATGGTTCGATCCGCGCACGGGCAAGATCACTGCCGGAATTACTCAAGCTAAAGCCAGAGTGCTGAACTTTAACCCACCGGGAGAACCTAAGAAAGGTAACGACTGGGTGCTGATCCTGGATGCGGTATAG
- a CDS encoding glycoside hydrolase family 43 protein, with amino-acid sequence MLLSSCASKKSAYLFTSFHEPANEGLRLLYSYDAWNWTDLDHIFVKPEIGDAKIMRDPSMVQGPDGTFHLVWTTGWKGDQGFGYANSKDLIHWSAQQHINIMSTEPTTVNVWAPEIFYDDEAKQYIIVWASTIPFRYPKGQEDENNNHRLYYTTTTDFRSFSPEKLFLDPGFSVIDAQILKRGKGDYVLVMKDNTRPNRNILVAFGNSPLGPYHDYSKRFTELFSEGPNAVKTDKGWLIYYDSYRLKRYGAMSTTDFKTFEDVSDKVKVPEGHKHGTIVKVSRRTLEQLKKSIGK; translated from the coding sequence ATGCTGCTATCATCCTGCGCGTCAAAAAAAAGCGCTTACCTGTTCACCTCGTTCCACGAACCGGCTAATGAAGGTTTGCGCCTGCTATATAGCTATGATGCCTGGAACTGGACCGACCTCGACCATATTTTTGTTAAGCCCGAGATAGGTGATGCCAAGATCATGCGCGATCCATCTATGGTACAAGGTCCTGATGGAACCTTCCATTTGGTGTGGACCACCGGCTGGAAAGGCGACCAGGGTTTTGGTTACGCCAATTCAAAAGACCTGATCCATTGGTCGGCTCAGCAGCACATCAATATCATGAGTACCGAGCCTACCACCGTGAACGTATGGGCGCCCGAGATCTTTTATGATGATGAGGCCAAACAGTATATCATTGTGTGGGCATCTACCATCCCGTTCCGCTACCCAAAAGGGCAGGAGGATGAGAATAACAACCATCGCTTGTATTACACCACCACTACTGATTTCAGGTCTTTCTCGCCAGAAAAACTGTTCCTTGATCCCGGTTTCAGCGTGATCGATGCACAGATCCTGAAGCGTGGCAAAGGCGACTACGTGCTGGTGATGAAAGATAATACCCGGCCTAACCGTAACATACTGGTGGCTTTCGGCAATAGCCCGCTCGGTCCGTACCATGACTATAGCAAACGCTTTACTGAGTTGTTTTCTGAAGGCCCTAATGCGGTGAAGACCGATAAAGGCTGGCTGATCTATTATGATTCGTACCGCTTAAAAAGATATGGCGCCATGAGCACTACTGATTTCAAGACCTTCGAGGATGTGTCGGACAAGGTGAAGGTGCCAGAGGGGCACAAACACGGCACCATTGTAAAGGTAAGCCGCCGAACCCTCGAACAATTAAAGAAAAGCATCGGGAAGTAA